One genomic window of Tatumella citrea includes the following:
- a CDS encoding MFS transporter, with the protein MSGAMTRPAPNLYKTLFSTCVGNALEWFDIAVYAFFARYIAHEFFPTEDPSVSLLLTFGSFGVSFLIRPLGAIVLVCWLALLKSCYFATVPSMMADLFPVSTRASGMSISYNIAVTVFGGFAPLICSLLITATGTSLAPGYYLMALAVLSCAALAGSKRYQAT; encoded by the coding sequence ATGAGTGGCGCGATGACGCGGCCAGCGCCAAATTTGTATAAAACCCTGTTCTCGACCTGTGTCGGCAATGCACTGGAGTGGTTTGATATTGCGGTCTATGCCTTTTTTGCCCGCTATATTGCCCATGAATTTTTCCCGACCGAAGATCCCTCGGTTTCGCTGCTGCTGACCTTTGGCAGTTTCGGGGTTTCTTTTCTTATTCGCCCGTTAGGCGCAATTGTGCTGGTTTGCTGGCTGGCATTACTGAAGTCCTGCTATTTTGCCACAGTACCGTCGATGATGGCGGATCTGTTTCCTGTCAGCACCCGTGCCAGCGGTATGTCCATCAGCTATAATATTGCGGTGACGGTGTTTGGCGGATTTGCACCACTGATTTGTAGCCTGCTGATTACGGCGACCGGGACCAGCCTGGCGCCCGGGTATTATCTGATGGCGCTGGCAGTGCTTAGCTGTGCCGCGCTGGCAGGCAGTAAACGATATCAGGCAACCTGA
- a CDS encoding helicase HerA-like C-terminal domain-containing protein, which translates to MTAPLLIARTPQLTLNLLPAMSNRHGLITGATGTGKTVTLQKMAESFSSIGVPVFMADVKGDLSGIAKAGESSEKLQARLEKIGVTDWQPQDNPVVLWDIFGEKGHPVRATVSDLGPLLLARLLNLNEIQSGVLQIIFRIADDQGMLLLDFKDLRAMVQYIGDNAKAFTTEYGNISTASVGAIQRGLLALEQQGAEYFFGEPMLDIKDWMRTDDQGRGVINILSAEKLYQMPKLYATSLLWMLSELYEQLPEVGDVEKPKLVFFFDEAHLLFDDVPDVLLEKIQQVIRLIRSKGVGVWFVTQNPSDVPDTVLGQLGNRVQHALRAFTPKDQKAVKAAATTMRANPSFNTEEAIQSLGTGEALISFLDEKGSPSVVERAMVIAPGSRMGPLNSDERNSLINHSPLYGKYDDVVDRESAYELLQKGVQNAPQQSGAPEAKGNNSGVENTVLDGLKNILFGYTGPRGGKHDGVVQTMAKTATRQVTNQILRGVLGSLFGGRK; encoded by the coding sequence ATGACTGCACCGTTACTGATTGCCCGAACCCCGCAACTGACCCTGAATCTGTTGCCGGCCATGTCTAACCGCCACGGTTTGATTACCGGAGCCACCGGCACCGGAAAAACCGTCACACTGCAAAAAATGGCAGAGTCATTCTCGTCAATTGGCGTCCCGGTGTTTATGGCCGATGTGAAAGGTGATTTAAGCGGTATTGCAAAAGCCGGCGAAAGCTCAGAGAAACTGCAGGCGCGGCTGGAAAAAATTGGCGTGACTGACTGGCAACCGCAGGATAATCCGGTGGTGCTGTGGGATATCTTTGGCGAAAAAGGTCACCCGGTGCGGGCGACCGTGTCTGATCTCGGCCCGCTACTGTTGGCACGGCTGTTAAACCTTAACGAGATCCAGTCCGGAGTTTTACAGATTATCTTCCGGATCGCCGACGATCAGGGCATGTTGCTGCTGGATTTCAAAGATCTTCGCGCGATGGTGCAGTATATCGGCGATAACGCAAAGGCGTTTACTACCGAATATGGCAATATCAGCACCGCTTCTGTCGGGGCAATTCAGCGTGGCCTGCTGGCACTGGAACAACAGGGCGCCGAATACTTCTTTGGCGAGCCAATGCTGGATATTAAAGACTGGATGCGCACCGATGATCAGGGGCGTGGCGTCATCAATATTCTCAGTGCCGAAAAGCTCTATCAGATGCCAAAACTGTATGCCACCAGCCTGCTGTGGATGCTGTCAGAACTGTATGAGCAGTTGCCGGAAGTCGGTGATGTCGAAAAACCGAAGCTGGTGTTTTTCTTTGATGAAGCCCATCTGCTGTTTGATGACGTGCCTGACGTATTGCTGGAAAAAATACAGCAGGTGATTCGTTTAATCCGCTCCAAAGGCGTCGGTGTCTGGTTTGTGACTCAGAATCCTTCCGATGTGCCGGATACCGTGCTGGGTCAGTTAGGTAACCGCGTTCAGCATGCACTGCGGGCATTTACTCCTAAAGATCAGAAAGCAGTGAAGGCCGCCGCGACCACCATGCGTGCCAACCCGTCCTTTAATACCGAAGAAGCCATCCAGTCGCTGGGTACCGGCGAAGCACTGATCTCGTTCCTCGATGAAAAAGGCAGCCCGTCGGTGGTAGAACGGGCGATGGTAATTGCCCCGGGTTCCCGCATGGGGCCGCTGAACAGCGATGAACGTAACAGCCTGATTAATCACTCACCGCTGTACGGCAAGTATGATGATGTGGTGGACAGAGAGTCCGCCTATGAGCTGCTGCAGAAAGGGGTACAGAATGCACCTCAGCAGTCCGGCGCGCCGGAGGCTAAGGGAAATAACAGCGGAGTAGAAAACACAGTGCTGGATGGCCTGAAAAATATCCTGTTTGGTTATACCGGCCCGCGGGGGGGTAAACACGACGGTGTGGTGCAGACGATGGCTAAAACCGCCACCCGCCAGGTGACTAATCAGATTCTGCGCGGAGTACTGGGTAGTCTGTTTGGCGGACGTAAGTAA
- a CDS encoding gluconate 2-dehydrogenase subunit 3 family protein gives MLLQKNTTRRKFLLGSLMALPLTELVLKGLTAAQAADMAAPELTSYKPAFFTADEWQFILAATDRIIPAGGPGKAPGALETNVPIFIDQQLHDEHFGKEIYMEGPFNPHAPATMGYQVPLYPQQIYQTGIRLTNQWSQQNLQKPFHQLSEADKDKVLTGLQKNTLDFAALGENTLKGSLFFSQLLGETKHGYLADPMYGGNKGMKAWIAIGFPGARASYLEWVKQHNVKYPLGPVSLLGETA, from the coding sequence ATGCTTTTGCAAAAAAACACCACGCGCCGCAAATTCCTGCTCGGTTCGCTGATGGCTTTGCCACTCACCGAACTGGTGCTTAAGGGTCTGACTGCGGCACAGGCAGCCGATATGGCTGCACCTGAACTTACCAGCTATAAACCGGCCTTTTTCACCGCTGACGAATGGCAGTTTATTCTGGCTGCGACCGACCGCATTATTCCTGCGGGCGGACCGGGTAAAGCCCCGGGCGCGCTGGAAACTAATGTGCCGATATTTATCGACCAGCAACTCCATGATGAGCATTTCGGTAAGGAAATCTACATGGAAGGGCCGTTTAACCCGCATGCCCCGGCCACTATGGGGTATCAGGTGCCTCTCTATCCACAACAGATTTATCAGACCGGTATCCGGCTGACTAATCAGTGGAGCCAGCAAAACCTGCAGAAACCTTTCCATCAGTTATCGGAAGCAGATAAAGACAAGGTGCTGACGGGATTACAGAAAAACACTCTCGACTTCGCAGCCCTGGGTGAAAACACCCTGAAGGGCTCGTTGTTCTTCAGTCAGTTGCTCGGAGAAACCAAACACGGTTATCTCGCCGACCCGATGTATGGCGGCAATAAAGGGATGAAAGCGTGGATTGCGATTGGTTTTCCCGGGGCCCGCGCCAGTTATCTGGAATGGGTAAAACAACATAATGTGAAGTATCCCCTCGGGCCGGTCAGCCTGCTGGGCGAGACTGCGTAA
- a CDS encoding GMC family oxidoreductase: protein MAQITKKEVDVVVCGFGWAGSLMSIELAMAGLTVRALEKGPERDYEAFAYPKPADEYAYAVRNKVMTTPADSAVTVRYTMQDTALPTRKWGAFVPGGGVGGAGMHWTGVLLRPTPTDIKLKTYADEAYKPGVLQEDMRVRDFPFTWNEIEPWFEKFEHICGLSGNTGNLRGQIMEGGDPFEGPRANPMPLPALENTLNNVMFGDTVKKMGYHPFTIPSAAASRVWTNPYGNTIAPCNYCGYCSKYPCLNYSKASPQTAVLDSLKQMDNFSYEVNAEVLRVVLHDDKKTAKGVIYIDEQGNECFQPAKIVILSSFQFYNVRLMLLSGIGQPYNPVTEEGVVGRNYAFLSNGSATLFFKDKNFNPFVSSGPTGMQFNDISPGNFDGPGLGIIGGAKIQSAQSTGTPISTALPPGTPSWGAGWKEGLENWYGHSMKVGITTSCMSYRDVYLDLDPTYKDRHGQPLLRMTFNWKHNELQLQQYLKGIVGNIVKEMNPDSFSMSFLPMGADFDLTKYVSTHNVGGAIMGDDPKTSALNRYLQSWDVHNVFVPGGNAFPQNFQSNPTNTIGAITLMAANAIKEQYLKNPGPMVQV, encoded by the coding sequence ATGGCTCAGATAACTAAGAAAGAAGTCGACGTCGTGGTTTGCGGATTCGGCTGGGCCGGTTCACTGATGAGTATTGAACTGGCCATGGCAGGACTGACAGTGCGTGCACTGGAAAAAGGTCCTGAACGTGATTATGAAGCGTTTGCCTATCCTAAACCGGCAGACGAATATGCCTATGCGGTTCGTAACAAGGTGATGACCACCCCCGCAGATTCTGCGGTGACCGTGCGTTACACCATGCAGGACACCGCACTGCCAACCCGTAAGTGGGGCGCCTTTGTGCCTGGCGGCGGTGTGGGTGGTGCCGGTATGCACTGGACCGGTGTGTTACTGCGTCCGACCCCGACCGATATTAAACTCAAAACCTATGCCGATGAGGCCTACAAACCGGGTGTATTACAGGAAGATATGCGGGTGCGTGATTTCCCGTTTACCTGGAATGAGATTGAGCCATGGTTTGAAAAATTTGAGCATATCTGCGGATTATCCGGTAACACCGGTAACCTGCGCGGCCAGATAATGGAAGGCGGAGATCCGTTTGAAGGGCCCCGTGCCAATCCGATGCCATTGCCGGCACTGGAAAATACGCTCAATAACGTGATGTTTGGCGATACCGTGAAAAAAATGGGTTATCACCCGTTCACCATTCCGTCGGCTGCCGCTTCCCGTGTCTGGACCAACCCTTACGGAAACACTATTGCTCCGTGTAACTATTGCGGTTACTGCTCTAAATATCCGTGCCTCAACTACTCCAAAGCCTCACCCCAGACCGCAGTGCTGGATTCACTGAAGCAGATGGATAACTTCTCTTATGAAGTAAACGCGGAAGTGTTGAGAGTGGTGCTGCATGATGATAAGAAAACCGCCAAAGGGGTTATCTATATCGATGAGCAGGGTAACGAATGCTTTCAGCCGGCAAAAATTGTCATCCTCAGCAGCTTCCAGTTCTATAACGTGCGTCTGATGCTGCTGTCCGGTATTGGCCAGCCTTACAACCCGGTCACCGAAGAAGGGGTAGTCGGACGTAACTATGCGTTCCTGAGTAATGGTTCTGCGACTCTGTTTTTCAAAGATAAAAACTTTAACCCGTTTGTCAGCTCCGGACCGACCGGTATGCAGTTCAACGATATCTCTCCGGGCAACTTCGACGGTCCGGGACTTGGCATTATCGGCGGAGCAAAAATTCAGAGTGCCCAGTCGACCGGAACCCCAATCAGCACCGCGCTGCCGCCGGGTACTCCCTCCTGGGGAGCGGGCTGGAAAGAGGGGCTGGAAAACTGGTACGGCCATTCAATGAAGGTGGGGATCACCACTTCCTGTATGTCGTACCGTGACGTTTACCTGGATCTGGACCCGACCTATAAAGATCGCCACGGTCAGCCATTATTGCGCATGACCTTTAACTGGAAGCACAACGAACTGCAGTTACAGCAGTACCTGAAAGGCATTGTCGGCAATATCGTCAAAGAGATGAACCCTGACAGTTTCAGCATGAGTTTCCTGCCGATGGGCGCTGACTTTGATCTGACCAAGTATGTCTCTACCCATAACGTGGGCGGGGCTATTATGGGCGATGATCCGAAAACATCGGCCCTGAACCGTTACCTGCAAAGCTGGGATGTTCATAACGTATTTGTGCCGGGAGGTAATGCGTTCCCGCAGAACTTCCAGTCCAACCCGACCAACACTATCGGTGCAATTACGCTGATGGCAGCTAATGCCATTAAAGAACAGTATCTGAAAAATCCGGGCCCAATGGTACAGGTGTAA
- a CDS encoding c-type cytochrome, with translation MTFKRLLLANTVVLACGLAGAVQAADAPNQDQLVKQGEYLARLGDCMACHTTSGRPDYSGGLAIKSDLGTIYSTNITPDKQYGIGNYTEQQFADAVRKGVRPDGSFLYPAMPYPDYAKTSDADIHALYSYFMHGVTASNSQPPQTDLSFPFSQRWGMRFWNMVFTSDKPFQPIGGASEQVNRGAYIVESLGHCSSCHTPRGVAMEEKALDSSDSNFLSGGNLNGWDVPSLRGIARWSPDEIVDYLQSGRNDKAGVAGEMTSVVKNSTSHMTDADLQAIAAYLKFLGGNPPLQAYDQQKNQATTAKLTAAVDLTEGQTLYLNNCGACHFVNGLGAARAFPQLDQASVVNAKDPQGLIHIILQGAQLPATEKSPSMLKMPGFGHRLSDDQVAKLATFVRQGWSNDASAVTADQVKKVREGLEQH, from the coding sequence ATGACATTTAAGCGCCTGTTACTGGCGAATACTGTAGTTCTGGCCTGCGGGCTGGCTGGCGCGGTACAGGCGGCCGATGCACCGAATCAGGATCAACTGGTAAAACAGGGTGAATATCTGGCACGGCTGGGAGATTGTATGGCTTGCCATACGACCTCCGGGCGGCCTGATTATTCGGGCGGTCTGGCGATAAAATCGGATCTCGGGACTATTTACTCCACCAATATCACCCCGGACAAACAGTACGGGATAGGTAATTACACCGAGCAACAGTTTGCCGATGCAGTGCGCAAAGGGGTGCGTCCGGATGGCAGTTTCCTCTATCCGGCCATGCCTTATCCGGATTATGCCAAAACCAGTGATGCGGATATTCATGCCCTGTACAGCTACTTTATGCACGGTGTGACCGCCAGCAACAGTCAGCCGCCGCAGACCGACCTCAGCTTCCCGTTCAGTCAGCGTTGGGGCATGCGTTTCTGGAACATGGTGTTTACCTCCGATAAGCCATTCCAGCCGATTGGCGGAGCTTCAGAGCAGGTTAACCGTGGGGCTTATATTGTTGAGTCTCTGGGCCACTGTAGCAGCTGCCATACGCCGCGTGGTGTGGCAATGGAAGAGAAAGCGCTGGACAGCAGTGACAGCAACTTCCTTTCTGGCGGCAACCTCAATGGCTGGGATGTCCCTTCATTACGGGGTATTGCCCGCTGGAGCCCGGATGAGATTGTCGATTACCTGCAAAGCGGACGTAACGACAAGGCCGGTGTCGCCGGTGAGATGACCTCGGTCGTGAAAAATTCGACCTCGCACATGACCGATGCCGACCTGCAGGCGATTGCCGCCTATCTGAAATTCCTTGGTGGCAACCCGCCATTGCAGGCTTATGATCAGCAGAAAAATCAGGCCACTACCGCTAAACTGACCGCGGCGGTGGATCTGACTGAAGGCCAGACGCTCTACCTGAACAACTGTGGTGCCTGCCATTTTGTTAACGGGCTGGGTGCTGCACGGGCATTCCCACAGTTGGATCAGGCATCGGTTGTTAATGCCAAAGATCCGCAGGGGCTGATCCATATCATCCTGCAGGGTGCGCAGTTACCGGCAACTGAGAAGTCGCCATCAATGCTGAAAATGCCTGGCTTCGGACACCGTTTATCTGACGACCAGGTGGCTAAACTGGCAACCTTCGTACGACAGGGCTGGAGTAACGATGCATCGGCAGTGACTGCTGATCAGGTGAAAAAAGTTCGTGAGGGGCTGGAGCAGCACTAA
- a CDS encoding MarC family NAAT transporter, with protein MQELIKAVGLGLVVLLPLANPLTSVALFLGLSGEMNFTERNRQAFQASVYVFLIMMVAWYAGNAVLDTFGISIPGLRIAGGLIVAFIGFRMLFPVQKLHDTLEVQHKQEEIDAAEHQDTQVNIAFVPIAMPSTAGPGTIAMIISTASTVKTGDFPAWVLHVAPVLTFLVVAVILWLCLRSSGAIMRLVGKGGIEAISRLMGFLLVCMGVQFVINGVLDVATHLK; from the coding sequence ATGCAGGAACTCATCAAGGCTGTCGGGTTAGGGTTGGTGGTGCTATTGCCGCTGGCGAACCCGTTGACCAGTGTCGCACTGTTCCTCGGCTTATCCGGCGAGATGAATTTTACCGAGCGTAATCGTCAGGCATTTCAGGCCTCGGTGTACGTTTTTCTGATTATGATGGTGGCGTGGTACGCGGGGAATGCGGTGCTGGATACCTTCGGTATCTCCATTCCCGGGCTGCGGATTGCCGGTGGCTTAATCGTCGCCTTTATCGGTTTCCGGATGCTGTTTCCGGTGCAGAAGCTGCACGATACCCTGGAAGTGCAGCATAAGCAGGAAGAGATCGATGCCGCAGAGCACCAGGATACTCAGGTCAATATTGCCTTTGTGCCAATTGCCATGCCAAGTACCGCCGGTCCCGGCACCATCGCGATGATTATCAGTACCGCCTCCACCGTGAAAACCGGCGATTTCCCGGCGTGGGTTCTGCATGTCGCCCCGGTGCTGACTTTTCTGGTAGTGGCAGTGATTCTCTGGCTGTGTCTGCGCAGTTCCGGCGCCATTATGCGGCTGGTCGGCAAAGGCGGTATCGAAGCGATTTCCCGTCTGATGGGCTTCCTGCTGGTGTGTATGGGAGTTCAGTTCGTAATTAACGGTGTTCTGGATGTGGCAACCCATCTGAAATAA
- a CDS encoding DUF2501 domain-containing protein has product MKKMTHTPLLAMGLVAALISGAASAASWQDKLSSSASDLMNSSSATSGQSSASTGGLSLSSITGLLNGGNKAVSSNSMSNATGILQYCAENNLVKNNVTSVTDQLKSKLGLSDTSEQKQETGYAQGLAGLLNTGNGQQISLKSLSNTPMGEKLKTKACNVVLDQGKKYLGM; this is encoded by the coding sequence ATGAAAAAAATGACACACACACCGTTGCTGGCGATGGGTTTAGTTGCAGCACTGATCAGTGGAGCGGCCAGCGCGGCCAGTTGGCAGGATAAGCTGAGTAGCAGCGCGTCGGATCTGATGAATTCTTCTTCTGCGACTTCTGGTCAGTCTTCAGCTTCCACCGGCGGGTTGTCGCTGTCCTCCATTACCGGGTTGCTGAATGGCGGTAATAAGGCTGTCAGTTCAAACAGCATGAGCAATGCCACCGGGATTCTGCAGTATTGTGCTGAGAATAACCTGGTGAAAAACAACGTCACCTCCGTGACTGACCAGTTGAAAAGTAAGCTGGGCCTGTCTGATACCTCAGAACAGAAACAGGAAACAGGTTATGCGCAGGGTCTGGCAGGGCTGCTGAATACCGGTAACGGGCAGCAGATCAGTCTGAAAAGCCTGAGCAATACCCCGATGGGCGAAAAGCTGAAAACCAAAGCCTGTAACGTGGTGCTGGATCAGGGTAAAAAATACCTCGGTATGTAA
- a CDS encoding DUF2157 domain-containing protein — MGKFADFNIKNNTENTNVSQSNSGGYNVQNTQVINNRTINNHYTKQNSNSDGDAGAFMAGAVILTIGIGFVIWSFFTHYQEIYPILKTGALFSPVFSIIGIIALILRKEVETTDFVRFFFLVLAGGSVFLLNEYLNINVPLEIIDLSKRAASVSGFWNGLNEYGKNLSLSLISSSILIGASIILIIFAAFRELSYSLANKNMSGFWFISLKITNLFRIQALGNGGIITLILALTFLTLNGYVFHFEWN, encoded by the coding sequence ATGGGAAAATTTGCGGATTTTAATATCAAAAACAATACCGAAAATACTAATGTCAGCCAAAGCAACAGTGGTGGTTATAATGTTCAAAATACTCAGGTCATAAATAATCGAACCATCAACAATCATTATACAAAGCAAAATTCTAATAGTGATGGTGATGCAGGTGCTTTTATGGCGGGAGCGGTCATTTTAACGATAGGAATAGGATTTGTCATCTGGTCGTTTTTCACACATTATCAAGAAATTTATCCCATTTTAAAAACAGGTGCTTTATTCTCTCCTGTATTCTCGATAATTGGGATTATAGCTTTGATTCTTAGAAAAGAGGTTGAAACGACAGATTTTGTCAGATTTTTTTTCTTAGTCTTAGCTGGAGGTTCTGTTTTTTTATTAAATGAATATTTGAATATAAATGTTCCATTAGAAATCATAGACTTATCAAAACGAGCCGCATCGGTTTCAGGTTTTTGGAACGGATTAAACGAATATGGCAAAAACCTTTCTTTGTCGTTGATATCTTCGAGTATCTTGATTGGTGCATCAATAATATTGATAATCTTCGCTGCATTCAGAGAATTATCATACTCCTTAGCTAACAAAAACATGTCTGGATTTTGGTTTATAAGTCTTAAAATAACTAATTTATTCCGTATTCAAGCTCTTGGTAATGGTGGGATCATAACTTTAATCTTGGCACTAACCTTTTTAACATTAAATGGATATGTATTCCACTTTGAATGGAACTAA
- a CDS encoding caspase family protein — MRKALFIGINEYESIQDLKGCEGDAISMSEVLSRHSDGRPNFGAKKLINSPAKPVTREVLEKEIQMLFNGDADIALLFFAGHGYFDQNIDEGVILPFDYNQSKNNGVRISDILNWANNADKIRNKIIILDCCQSGAAGQIRNLRGGESLISDGSTILTACQRDEFAMEENGHGIFTTLMLEALYGAGANILGYVTPGSLYSFVDQALGEWEQRLVFKTNVSRFVILRETGPRISLDTLRMLPVWFKSESDIFALDPDFEPDSPTPSDEKTAIFKQLQNCNRHGIIEPVDSDHMYFAAMNSKGCRLTALGVSYRKLAEKQRI, encoded by the coding sequence ATGAGAAAAGCTCTATTCATTGGTATTAACGAATATGAAAGCATTCAAGATCTCAAAGGATGCGAAGGTGATGCCATATCTATGTCAGAAGTGTTAAGCCGACACTCTGATGGAAGACCAAATTTTGGTGCAAAAAAGTTAATAAACTCACCAGCGAAGCCGGTAACACGCGAAGTACTTGAAAAAGAAATTCAGATGCTATTTAACGGCGATGCCGATATTGCTCTATTATTTTTTGCAGGACATGGATACTTTGATCAAAATATAGATGAAGGAGTCATTCTACCTTTTGATTATAATCAAAGTAAAAATAATGGCGTGAGGATAAGTGATATATTAAATTGGGCAAATAATGCAGATAAAATACGAAATAAAATTATAATACTTGACTGTTGTCAATCAGGTGCAGCCGGACAAATCAGGAATTTAAGAGGCGGTGAATCTCTAATTTCAGATGGAAGCACTATTTTAACCGCATGTCAAAGAGATGAGTTTGCCATGGAGGAAAATGGTCATGGTATATTTACTACATTAATGTTAGAAGCCTTGTACGGTGCCGGAGCTAATATATTAGGATATGTTACTCCGGGGAGTTTATACAGCTTTGTTGACCAAGCTTTGGGTGAGTGGGAGCAACGACTTGTATTTAAAACTAATGTTTCTAGGTTTGTTATCTTGAGAGAAACAGGTCCACGGATTTCCTTAGACACGCTCAGAATGTTACCAGTATGGTTCAAATCAGAATCGGATATTTTTGCATTAGATCCTGATTTCGAACCTGATTCACCGACTCCATCGGATGAAAAAACTGCAATTTTCAAACAGCTTCAAAACTGTAATCGACACGGAATTATAGAGCCGGTTGATAGCGACCATATGTATTTTGCAGCAATGAATTCTAAAGGTTGTCGCTTAACAGCTTTAGGCGTTTCCTATCGTAAGTTAGCAGAAAAACAGCGAATTTAA
- a CDS encoding TIR domain-containing protein: MKTYNIFISHSWKYTDSYDRLLNILHNRGCFYFKNYSVPRIDPIIGAQGDIALYSAIKSQMSPSSVVLILAGVYATYSKWIDAEIRIAKEYGKPIIAIEPWGSERTSTVVKNAADRIVKWNADSIVAAIRELS; this comes from the coding sequence ATGAAAACTTATAATATTTTTATTAGCCATTCTTGGAAGTATACTGATAGTTATGACCGACTATTGAACATTCTTCATAATAGAGGGTGTTTTTATTTTAAAAATTACTCTGTGCCAAGAATAGATCCTATAATAGGGGCACAAGGTGACATTGCTCTTTACTCAGCAATTAAGAGTCAAATGTCACCGAGCAGTGTCGTTCTCATTTTAGCTGGCGTTTATGCTACATATAGTAAATGGATAGATGCAGAAATAAGAATAGCTAAAGAATATGGAAAACCTATTATAGCAATAGAACCATGGGGTTCTGAAAGAACTTCTACTGTAGTAAAAAATGCTGCAGATAGAATCGTTAAGTGGAATGCTGATAGCATTGTCGCTGCTATAAGAGAATTATCATGA
- a CDS encoding adenylate/guanylate cyclase produces the protein MNNEQKAAIEQIINSSLDQAEAHWRNGGYKIALEMRKSHAQDSRDFAINESLMPGLPPIYEGQTIIGEFIALVADMRDSTNHLLQAISPKKADISDLQRVFYETSALLPSLAKVVSFHDGKTTEYLGDGILAFFLVDEEDKTDAMYRARRAANDIIGELRPLLNRIIFERYRFPEIDLGWEWGSVKQ, from the coding sequence ATGAATAACGAACAAAAAGCAGCAATAGAACAAATAATTAATAGCTCGCTTGATCAAGCGGAAGCCCATTGGAGAAATGGTGGTTATAAAATAGCCCTTGAAATGAGGAAAAGCCATGCTCAAGATAGCCGAGATTTTGCTATTAACGAATCTCTGATGCCTGGTCTTCCACCTATTTATGAGGGTCAAACCATTATTGGTGAGTTCATAGCATTAGTCGCAGATATGCGAGACTCGACCAATCATTTGTTACAAGCAATTTCACCAAAGAAAGCGGATATTTCAGACTTACAACGAGTATTTTACGAAACGTCAGCTTTATTACCATCTTTAGCAAAAGTTGTTTCATTCCATGATGGAAAAACTACAGAATATTTAGGAGATGGTATCTTGGCATTTTTTTTAGTCGATGAGGAAGACAAAACTGATGCTATGTATAGGGCTCGCAGGGCTGCAAATGATATTATCGGCGAATTAAGACCTTTACTTAACCGTATTATATTTGAAAGATATAGATTTCCAGAAATTGATCTAGGGTGGGAATGGGGATCAGTAAAGCAATAG
- a CDS encoding sce7726 family protein, giving the protein MFARSLRETELFDHAETLGITVGEAFNEAFALLRQTGLRNEYVYRSALTHNLLLGKHSLRTACMLNEFRIGSCKADLIILNGTGTVYEIKSERDSLSRLQNQITNYRKAFGKIYVIAGSEHLDDVLKTTESSIGVLSLTRWNRISTIREAEEVLDFICPVTIFESLRINEAKIIASELGIKIPDLPNTQMHGFLKEEFSGLPPVSVYNLMLKTLKESRSLLSLRELILNLPKSLQPAALSIQLRSKDHERLINTMQLPLNEALLWE; this is encoded by the coding sequence ATGTTTGCTCGTTCTCTCCGAGAGACCGAGCTTTTTGACCATGCAGAGACACTTGGGATTACCGTTGGTGAAGCCTTCAATGAGGCATTTGCCTTACTTAGACAAACAGGCTTGCGGAATGAGTATGTTTATCGTTCTGCACTCACACACAATCTTTTGCTTGGGAAGCATTCATTAAGAACTGCCTGTATGCTTAATGAATTCAGAATCGGCTCTTGCAAAGCTGATCTCATCATACTGAACGGAACTGGAACGGTTTACGAAATAAAATCCGAAAGGGATTCATTAAGCCGTCTACAAAACCAAATAACGAACTACCGTAAAGCATTTGGGAAAATCTATGTCATAGCAGGTTCAGAACATTTAGATGATGTGCTGAAAACGACTGAATCTTCCATTGGGGTATTGAGTTTAACCCGTTGGAATCGAATATCTACTATAAGAGAAGCTGAAGAAGTTTTAGACTTTATATGCCCTGTAACAATCTTTGAATCATTAAGAATTAATGAGGCGAAAATTATTGCTTCCGAGTTAGGTATAAAAATCCCCGACTTACCGAATACCCAAATGCATGGTTTCTTAAAAGAAGAGTTTAGTGGCCTACCACCTGTTTCTGTATATAATTTAATGCTAAAAACTTTAAAGGAAAGCAGAAGTTTACTTTCTTTAAGAGAGTTGATTCTCAACTTACCAAAGTCTTTACAACCAGCGGCACTTTCTATTCAGCTTCGCTCTAAGGATCATGAGCGATTAATTAATACTATGCAGCTTCCTCTTAATGAGGCATTGTTATGGGAGTGA